One Coprobacter fastidiosus genomic window, ATTTCCGTAAAGAAGAATTTTTCTCGGTGGAGGGGCTGAAAGAATTTGTCCGTTATATCGATAGCACGAAGGAGCATCTTTTTGAAGATATTATTCATATTTCTACTGAGCGCCAAGGTGTTCCGGTAGAGGTTGCAATGACTTACAATACGTCTTATAATGAGAACTTGTTCTCATACGTAAATAATATCAATACAATCGAAGGCGGGACACACGTTGCCGGCTTTCGTAGGGGGCTGACCCGTACGCTGAAAAAATATGCTGAAGATTCTAAAATGCTCGAGAAGGTAAAAGTGGAGATCAGTAGCGATGACTTCCGAGAAGGTCTTACGGCAGTTATTTCCGTGAAAGTCATGGAACCTCAATTTGAAGGACAAACCAAGACAAAATTAGGGAATAACGAGGTTATCGGAGCTGTCGATGTCGCTGTCAGCGAAGCTCTCCGGAATTTCTTGGAAGAGAATCCGAAACAGGCTAAAGCAATAGTAGAGAAGGTCATATTGGCGGCGACTGCACGTCATGCCGCACGTCATGCCCGGGAAATGGTGCAACGTAAATCTCCTCTTTCGGGTGGAGGTCTTCCCGGTAAATTGGCAGATTGTTCTCAGCGTAATCCTGAAGTTTGTGAGATATTCCTTGTCGAAGGAGATTCTGCAGGAGGAACGGCAAAACAGGGGCGGGATCGTGCCTTTCAGGCAATATTGCCTTTGCGCGGTAAGATATTGAATGTTGAAAAAGCGATGCATCATAAAGTGCTCGAAAGTCAGGAAATCCGTAATATATATACAGCTTTAGGAGTTACTATCGGTACGGAAGACGATACGAAGGAAGCTAATATTTCAAAATTGCGTTATCATAAGATCATTATTATGACCGATGCCGATGTGGACGGTAGCCATATTGCGACATTGATCATGACTTTCTTTTTCCGTCATATGCGTCCTTTGATAGAGAACGGTTATCTCTATATTGCGACTCCGCCGCTGTATTTATGTAGAAAGGGCAAAATAGAAGAATATTGCTGGACAGAGCAACAACGTACGCAGTTTGCCCTGAAATATGCGAATGGGGATGTTAACCAAATTTATACGCAACGCTATAAAGGTTTGGGAGAGATGAATTCTCATCAACTATGGGAGACGACTATGGATCCGGCACATCGTACATTACGTCAAGTAACAATCGATAATGCGGCAGAAGCAGATCGGGTATTTTCAATGTTGATGGGAGAGGAAGTCGGTCCTCGTCGTGAATTTATCGAAGCGCATGCCACTTATGCGAATATCGATGCTTAATTATTGCAAGTAGTAAATAACATATTGGCGGTCTGCATGAGTTCTGATCTTATGCAGACTGTTTTTTTGTAAGAGCCCGTTTAAATTTTTTCGAGTCAGTTTTGAAAGTTTCTTTCGAAGATGTTTTTGTTGTTTTACGAGGAAGATGGCGGGCTATCTGACGAGTGAGAACGAGAAAAGAGACCGAAAGAAAACGTAAAAATGACCTGATAGTATTTTATTAGGAAATTTAAACAGGAACTAAGAATAGAGATGATATAATTTGTTAAGAATATAGAAAACAAGGAACGTCTCGATTAAACTATTTTTGTAAGAGATAGTCTTATAAAGCGTAAATAAAAAAATAGAAACATCCTCAATGAAAAAATATTTATTATCAGTTGTTTTCGTCTGGGTGACGATTGCA contains:
- the gyrB gene encoding DNA topoisomerase (ATP-hydrolyzing) subunit B translates to MSEELNVDSAAYSADSIQVLEGLEAVRKRPAMYIGDIGIKGLHHLVYEVVDNSIDEALAGYANHIDVIINEDNSITVIDNGRGIPVDMHEKEHKSALEVVLTVLHAGGKFDKGSYKVSGGLHGVGVSCVNALSTYLRAEVKRNGKIYMQEFSCGKPLHDVEVIGTTEETGTIITFRPDADIFTDVVYKFDILASRLRDLGYLNAGIYLSLTDKREVLENGDFRKEEFFSVEGLKEFVRYIDSTKEHLFEDIIHISTERQGVPVEVAMTYNTSYNENLFSYVNNINTIEGGTHVAGFRRGLTRTLKKYAEDSKMLEKVKVEISSDDFREGLTAVISVKVMEPQFEGQTKTKLGNNEVIGAVDVAVSEALRNFLEENPKQAKAIVEKVILAATARHAARHAREMVQRKSPLSGGGLPGKLADCSQRNPEVCEIFLVEGDSAGGTAKQGRDRAFQAILPLRGKILNVEKAMHHKVLESQEIRNIYTALGVTIGTEDDTKEANISKLRYHKIIIMTDADVDGSHIATLIMTFFFRHMRPLIENGYLYIATPPLYLCRKGKIEEYCWTEQQRTQFALKYANGDVNQIYTQRYKGLGEMNSHQLWETTMDPAHRTLRQVTIDNAAEADRVFSMLMGEEVGPRREFIEAHATYANIDA